One Caenibius sp. WL genomic window, GCCCGCGATGCGCCCGAATATTAGCGTCTCGTCAATCTACCTTACCGCTTCGAGCGCTTTCTGCCGCCGCCGCTGGACCGAACTGCCGATGCCCATGGCCTCGCGATATTTGGCCACGGTGCGCCGGGCGAGATCGAACCCCCTGGCGCGCAGCAGATCGACCAGCGCATCGTCAGACAGGATCGCGCCCGGTTCTTCCGCGTCGGTCAGCGCCTTGATCTGCGCTTTCACCGCCTCGGCCGAAACCGCGCCCGCGCCATCGGCGGCGGCGACGCCGCTGGAGAAGAAGTATTTCAGTTCGAACGTGCCGCGCGCGCAGTGAAGATACTTGTTCGCGGTCACGCGGCTGACGGTCGATTCATGCATATCGATCGCTTCGGCCACGGCTTTCAGCGTCAGCGGCTTCAATTCCAACACGCCGCGCCGGAAAAAGCCGTCCTGCTGGCGGACGATTTCGGCCGTCACTTTGAGAATGGTCTTCTGCCGCTGGTCCAGCGCCTTGATCAGCCAGTTGGCATCGGCCAGCTTCTCGCTCAGCCAGGCGCGGGCGGCCTTGTCCGGGCAGCCCTTGCGCAGTTCGAGGTAATAGCTCCGGTTGATCACCAGCCGGGGCAGGGACGCCTGGTTGAGCGCGATGTCCCAGCCGCCATCGGCGCGCGGGCGCAGCAGGATATCGGGCACCACCGCCCGGTTGCCGCCGTTCCCGCCGAACCGCAGGCCCGGTTTGGGATCGTAGCCGCGCAGTTCGGCCAGCATGTCGGCGAAATCCTCGTCATCGACTTCGCAGATCCGCTTCAACTGCTTGATGCCGCCTTTGGCCAGCAGATCGAGATTGTCGATCAGCCGGGCCATGCAGGGGTCGTACCGGTCGGCCTCTCGTGCTTGCAGAGCGAGGCATTCGGCCAGATCGCGCGCGCCGACGCCCGTGGGGTCGAGCGACTGGACCAGCGCCAGCGCGGCTTCCGCCTCGTCCAGCGGGATCGCCAGATCGTGGGCGGCGTCGCGCAAGGGCACGGTGAGATAGCCCGCTTCGTCCAGCAGCCCGACAAGGTACATGGCGATGGCGGCGCTGCGTTCGTCCTGCGCCGCCGCGCCCACTTGCGCGGCCAGATGGGCGGCGAGGCTTTCCGCCGCATCGCCCGGCATATCGATGGCGCTGGCTTCGCCGCTGCCCGCCGGAAACCCGCTGTCCCCGCCGAACAGCGCGCCGTCGCCGGTGTCGCGGTCGGTATCCAGCGCGGCGGGATCGATATCGAGCGGCTGGTCGGCCGCGGCCAGGCCTTCATCGATCATCTGGTCCACCGCCGCTTCCTCGCGCGCGGGGGCGACATATTCCGGCTGTGCGGGTTCGGGCGGCGCATCGGGGGCGGGCGTTTCGCCGCCCGCGCTCTCGCCCAGTTCGAGCAGGGGATTGGCGGCCAGCGCTTCACCGATGAAGGTTTCGATTTCGAGATTGGACAGCGCCAGCAGCTTGATCGCCTGCTGCAACTGCGGCGTCATCACCAGTTGTTGCGATTGCCGGAGATCGAGGCGGGGCCCGAGCGCCATCAGCAGCGCCCCGCCATGCATATATGCGGGGGCAGAGTGCGGGCATCGCCGCCCCGGCCCGTTGCGCCGCGCTCATCCCCTCGCGACATGGCCGCAAGAGGCGGCCCGGTCATAAGGTGAAATTCTCGCCCAGATAGAGTCGCCGCACGTTCTCGTCGGCCACGAGGTCTTCCGGGCTCCCGGCGAACAGCACCTGCCCGCCGTAGATGATGCAGGCGCGATCCACGATATCCAGCGTTTCGCGCACGTTGTGGTCGGTGATCAGCACGCCGATCCCGCGTTCCTTGAGATCGATCACCAGATGGCGGATATCCGAAATGGATAGCGGGTCGATCCCGGCGAAGGGTTCGTCCAGCAGCATGATCGACGGCTTGGCCGCCAGCGCGCGGGCGATTTCGCACCGCCGCCGCTCACCGCCCGACAGCGCCATGGCCGGGCTTTCGCGCAGGCGGACCAGCCCGAATTCGTCCAGCAGCCGTTCCAGTTCCTCCCGGCGAACGTCCTTGTCGGGCTCGGCCATTTCGAGCACGCAATTGATGTTCTGTTCCACCGTCATACCACGGAAGATCGAGGTTTCCTGCGGCAGATAGCCGAGGCCGAGAATCGCCCGGCGATACATCGGCAGCTTGGTGACATCGACCCCGTCCATCAGGATGCGGCCCGAATCGGGGCGCACCAGCCCCATGATCGAATAGAAGCAGGTGGTCTTGCCCGCGCCGTTGGGGCCGAGCAGCCCGAGCACTTCGCCCTTGCCCACCGAAAGCGAGATATCGGTCAGCACCGCGCGCTTGTCATAGCTTTTGGCGATCGAGATCACTTCCAGCCCGCCTTGCGGAATCGGCGGGGCGGCGTTGGTCTTTTCGTGCGGCTGGGCCGGGCGGGGATCGTCCAAGGAGCTCATAGGGCATGCTTTACCACGGGAACGGTTGCAGAAAACCCCCGCTGCATCGGTTTGGCAGGCTTTGTGCAGGGTAGGCGGAGAGACGGGCGGGAAGCGCGGCGCGGCGGGCCGATTCCGGGCCTGCGGCAGGGCACTTGATCCCGCGCGCCGCATGAATATAGTCTGCATCATAGAACAGGGCCGAAACGGCCGACATGATGGAGAGCTTGGATGGCACGAGCTGAGCCCAAATGGGGCTTTCTGAAATCCCCCGCGATTTCGGCGCATCAACTGAAGCCGCGCGATTGGCGCCGCCGGATGAGCGACAATGTCGCCTATGCGCTGTGGGCCTATACCGGGCTGCAGATTTTCATGACTCTCGCCATTCTCAAGGGGCCGGGCGGGTCGATCCTGCCCTATTTCGCGCTCGTGGTGCTGATCATGGCGGTGCTGCCGGGCTTCCAGAGCCTGGAAAAGCGGTGGGAGGAACTGAGCGACGCCGAAGCCTGCAATCCCGCGCTCGAACCCGCCTATCGCCGGGACAAACGCCTGATCTGGAGCCTGGCCATCGGATTGCCGTTCCTGCTCACGCTGATAATCAAGGCGCTTGACGCGCTGCTCTGATCGGGCGAGGCCGTTCGCCGGATTCCGTTTGCGAAAGGCCTTCCATGTTCGATCTTTCCCGTGCCGAGGAACGGTGCGACGCGCTGATTGCGCTTGCCCGCCGTTTCGGGGCTGATGCCGCCGACGCGGTCGCCATCGGCGATATGTCGGAAGGGGTGCAGGTGCGCCTCGGCGCGCTGGAAGATGTCGAACGATCCGAAAGCGAAGCGGCGGGCCTGCGGGTGTTCGTCGGCCGCCGGTCGGCTTCGATCCATGCCAGCGATCTCAGCGATGCGGCGCTGACCGAACTGGCCGAACGCGCCGTGGCCATGGCCCGCGCCGCGCCCGAAGATCCCTATGCCGGGCTGGCGCCGGAAGAACTTCTGGCCAAAGGCCCGTTCCCCGCGCTCGATCTGGAAGATGCCAGCGAACCTTCGCCGCAGCAGTTGCGCGCCATGGCGGAAGAAGCGGAGGACGCCGCGCGCGCGGTGGCGGGCGTCACCAACAGCGAAGGCGGCAGCGCCGGTTTCGGCCGCTCGGTCATGGCGCTGGCGACCAGCCACGGCTTTTCAGCCGGATACGGGGCGACCAGCCATTCGGTCAGCGCCAGCGTGGTCGCCGGGCAGGGCGGCGGGATGCAGCGCGATTACGCCTGGCGGCAGGCGCGCCATGCCGGCGATTTGCTCAGCCCGGCGGACATCGGCCGCATGGCGGGCGAACGGGCGGTGGCCCGGCTCAATCCCGGCCGCCTGCCGAGCAAGGCGATGCCGGTGATTCTTTCCCCCCGCGTCAGCAACGGGATCATCGGCCATCTGGTCGGCGCGATGTCGGGCGCGGCCATCGCGCGCCGCTCCAGCTTTCTGCTCGACCGGCTGGATGATACGCTGTTCGATACGTCGATCCGCATTCTCGATGTGCCGCACCGCCCGCGCGGGCTGCGCTCGCGCCCGTTCGATGGCGAAGGCCTGCCCACGGCGGAGCGGGCGCTGGTCGAAGGCGGCAAAGTCACCGGCTGGCTGGCCGACAGCGCTTCGGCCCGGCAACTGGATATCGCCCCCACCGGCCATGCCTCGCGCGGGGCGGGCGGCGGGCCGGGCATTTCGGTCAGCAATGTCCATATCGCGGCAGGCGCGCAGAGCCCGGAAGAGCTGATGGCGGACATTGCCGACGGCGTTTATATCACCGAACTGTTCGGCCATGGCGTCAACGGGGTGACGGGCGATTACAGCCGCGGCGCTTCGGGTTTCCGCATCGTCAACGGGGCGCTGGCGGGGGCGGTGGCCGAATTCACCATCGCGGGCAACCTGATCGATATGTTCGCCGCGATGATCCCGGCCAACGATCTGGAGATGCACCGAGCGATGAACGCGCCGACGCTGCGGATCGACGGGATGACGATCGCGGGCGACTAATCTTATTCAATCGTCACCCTGAACTTGTTTCAGGGTCCGTCTCTCCGGATTGGAAAACCGCGCCTGGGGTAGGATGGATGCTGAACCAAGTTCAGCATGACGGAGGAGGATGAAGCGGAACCTTTTTCGCCTCATCGTCTGCAAGCGATACAATTCCCTTTCCAGCAGGGCCGGTGCGCGCTGTTGCGGCCCCGGCCTGCCGGACGAACCGGATCAGCCGTTCTTGGCTTCCTTGGCGCGTTCCACCGCTTCGATCACCACGCGGCGCGCTTCGGCGGCATCGCCCCACTGGCCGACGCGGACCCACTTTTCCTTTTCCAGGTCCTTGTAATGGGTGAAGAAGTGCTCGATCTGCTGGAAAATGATCGAGGGCAGATCCTGCCGTTCACCCACGTCCGAATAATAGGGGAACGTGGTGTCCACCGGCACGCAGATCAGCTTTTCATCGCCGCCGTGTTCGTCTTCGAGATTGAGCACGCCGATCGGGCGGGCCCGCACGACGCAGCCCGGAATGAACGGCGAGCGCGAGATCACCAGCGCGTCCAGCGGATCGCCATCGGGCGAAAGCGTGTGCGGGATGAAGCCGTAATTGGCCGGATAGCGCATCGGCGTATGCAGGATACGGTCGACGAACAGCGCGCCCGATTCCTTGTCGAATTCGTACTTCACCGGTTCGCCGCCAGCGGGAACTTCGATGATGACATTCAGGCTTTCGGGCGGATTGTCGCCCGTGGGAATCAGGTCGATGCGCATATTGGGCCTTACTGTTTGGCTATATGGTTGGGAACGGCGCAGCCTCTAGCCCCGGCGCCCGGCACCGCCAAGCCCTAATTGGTGCAATGCAAAATGCGGCTGGCGTGCGTGGCGCGTTTGCGGTGTGGGATTGCGGAAAGGCCGCCCAAGCCCTAATCGCCGCGCCATTATGGCGACACAGACACCGCAAGCGATCCGGGGCACGCAGGACATTTTCGGGGCAGAGGCCGAGGCTTTCGCCCGCGTGGTGGAAACTTTCGAACGCCTGCGCAGGCTTTACCGTTTCCGCCGCGTGGAAATGCCGGTCTTTGAAAAGACGGCGGTTTTTTCCCGTTCCCTGGGTGAAACGACCGATGTGGTCTCGAAAGAGATGTATTCGTTCGACGATCGCGGCGGCGAATCGCTGACGCTGCGCCCCGAATTCACCGCCGGGATCGCGCGGGCCTATCTCACCGACGGGTGGCAGCAATATGCCCCGGTCAAAATCGCCACCCACGGGCCGCTGTTCCGCTACGAACGTCCGCAGAAAGGGCGGTATCGCCAGTTCCACCAGATCGACGCCGAAGTGATCGGCGCGGCCGAACCGCAGGCGGATGTCGAACTGCTGGTCATGGCCGATCACCTGCTCAAGGAACTGGGCATCGCCGACGGTGTGACGCTGCAACTGAACACGCTGGGCGACGGGGCCAGCCGCGAGGCTTGGCGCACCGCGCTGATCGACTATTTCCGCACCCACCGGGCGGAACTGTCGGAAGACAGCCAGGACCGGCTGGAACGCAACCCGCTGCGCATTCTCGATTCGAAGGACCCGCGCGACAAGCCGTTCACGGCGGGCGCGCCCCGGATCGACGATTACCTTTCGGGCGAAGCGCAGGATTTCTTTGGCGCGGTGACGGCGGGGCTGGATGCGGCGGGCGTTGCCTGGACCCGCGCCCCGGCGCTGGTGCGCGGGCTCGACTATTATCGCCACACGGCGTTCGAATTCGTCACCGACCGGCTGGGCGCGCAGGGCACCGTGCTGGGCGGCGGGCGCTATGATGGCTTGCTGGAGGCACTGGGCGGCCCGGCGACCCCGGCGGTCGGCTGGGCGGCGGGTATCGAACGGCTGGCGATGCTGCTGGACGGCGTGGGCGAAACCGCGCCCGATGCGATTCTCGCGATCGAGGATGACGGGGCGCTGCAATTCGGCATTCGCGCGCTGGCCGCGCTGCGCCGGGCGGGCCTTTCGGCCGATATGATCGCCACCGGATCGCCCAAGAAGCGGTTCGACAAGGCGGTGAAAGCCAATGCCACGGTGCTGGCCGGGGTGACTCTGCGCGATGGGCAGCCCGCGGTGAATCTGCGCGGGGCCGCCGATGCCGCCGCCTACATCACCGCGCAGCAGGTTTTCGAAGCGCTGCTGGACTGATGATTGCGGGCCAATCTTTCGTCATTCCCGCGAAGGCGGGAATCCAGCCTCCGGCGGCTGATCTGGACCCCCGCCTTCGCGGGAATGACGAAGAGCGGGAAGCATCCGCATGAGCATCCCTGACGAACGTCTGGCCCAGCTTGGCGCGCGGTTCGCGGAACTGGAAGCGCGGCTTGCGTCGGGCACGCTGGAAGGCGAGGCTTTCGTGGCGGCGAGCCGGGACTATGCCGAGCTGGAGCCGGTCGCCCGCGTGGCCGAGGAAGTGCGCACGATGCGCGGCGAACTGGCCGAACTGGAAGCGCTGAACGACAGCGATCCCGAAATGAAAGCGCTGGCCGAGGAGGAAGTGGCCCGCCTGCGCAGCGCTCTGCCCGAGGCGGAGCACCGGCTGGCCGTGGCTATGCTACCGCGCGATTCGGCGGACAGTCGCCCGGCGATGCTGGAAATCCGCGCCGGAACGGGCGGGGATGAGGCCGCGCTGTTCGCCGCCGACCTCTATCGGATGTACGAACGCTACGCGGCGGAGCGGGGCTGGCGGGTCGAGATGATCAGCGCCAACGCCTCCGATATCGGCGGGTTCAAGGAAGTGGTCGCCCATATCGCGGGCACGGGCGTGTTCGCCAAGCTGAAATTCGAAAGCGGGGTCCACCGGGTGCAGCGCGTGCCGGTGACGGAAAGCGGCGGGCGCATCCACACGTCCGCGGCGACGGT contains:
- the rpoN gene encoding RNA polymerase factor sigma-54, whose amino-acid sequence is MALGPRLDLRQSQQLVMTPQLQQAIKLLALSNLEIETFIGEALAANPLLELGESAGGETPAPDAPPEPAQPEYVAPAREEAAVDQMIDEGLAAADQPLDIDPAALDTDRDTGDGALFGGDSGFPAGSGEASAIDMPGDAAESLAAHLAAQVGAAAQDERSAAIAMYLVGLLDEAGYLTVPLRDAAHDLAIPLDEAEAALALVQSLDPTGVGARDLAECLALQAREADRYDPCMARLIDNLDLLAKGGIKQLKRICEVDDEDFADMLAELRGYDPKPGLRFGGNGGNRAVVPDILLRPRADGGWDIALNQASLPRLVINRSYYLELRKGCPDKAARAWLSEKLADANWLIKALDQRQKTILKVTAEIVRQQDGFFRRGVLELKPLTLKAVAEAIDMHESTVSRVTANKYLHCARGTFELKYFFSSGVAAADGAGAVSAEAVKAQIKALTDAEEPGAILSDDALVDLLRARGFDLARRTVAKYREAMGIGSSVQRRRQKALEAVR
- the lptB gene encoding LPS export ABC transporter ATP-binding protein yields the protein MSSLDDPRPAQPHEKTNAAPPIPQGGLEVISIAKSYDKRAVLTDISLSVGKGEVLGLLGPNGAGKTTCFYSIMGLVRPDSGRILMDGVDVTKLPMYRRAILGLGYLPQETSIFRGMTVEQNINCVLEMAEPDKDVRREELERLLDEFGLVRLRESPAMALSGGERRRCEIARALAAKPSIMLLDEPFAGIDPLSISDIRHLVIDLKERGIGVLITDHNVRETLDIVDRACIIYGGQVLFAGSPEDLVADENVRRLYLGENFTL
- a CDS encoding metallopeptidase TldD-related protein, whose translation is MFDLSRAEERCDALIALARRFGADAADAVAIGDMSEGVQVRLGALEDVERSESEAAGLRVFVGRRSASIHASDLSDAALTELAERAVAMARAAPEDPYAGLAPEELLAKGPFPALDLEDASEPSPQQLRAMAEEAEDAARAVAGVTNSEGGSAGFGRSVMALATSHGFSAGYGATSHSVSASVVAGQGGGMQRDYAWRQARHAGDLLSPADIGRMAGERAVARLNPGRLPSKAMPVILSPRVSNGIIGHLVGAMSGAAIARRSSFLLDRLDDTLFDTSIRILDVPHRPRGLRSRPFDGEGLPTAERALVEGGKVTGWLADSASARQLDIAPTGHASRGAGGGPGISVSNVHIAAGAQSPEELMADIADGVYITELFGHGVNGVTGDYSRGASGFRIVNGALAGAVAEFTIAGNLIDMFAAMIPANDLEMHRAMNAPTLRIDGMTIAGD
- the ppa gene encoding inorganic diphosphatase — protein: MRIDLIPTGDNPPESLNVIIEVPAGGEPVKYEFDKESGALFVDRILHTPMRYPANYGFIPHTLSPDGDPLDALVISRSPFIPGCVVRARPIGVLNLEDEHGGDEKLICVPVDTTFPYYSDVGERQDLPSIIFQQIEHFFTHYKDLEKEKWVRVGQWGDAAEARRVVIEAVERAKEAKNG
- the hisS gene encoding histidine--tRNA ligase — its product is MATQTPQAIRGTQDIFGAEAEAFARVVETFERLRRLYRFRRVEMPVFEKTAVFSRSLGETTDVVSKEMYSFDDRGGESLTLRPEFTAGIARAYLTDGWQQYAPVKIATHGPLFRYERPQKGRYRQFHQIDAEVIGAAEPQADVELLVMADHLLKELGIADGVTLQLNTLGDGASREAWRTALIDYFRTHRAELSEDSQDRLERNPLRILDSKDPRDKPFTAGAPRIDDYLSGEAQDFFGAVTAGLDAAGVAWTRAPALVRGLDYYRHTAFEFVTDRLGAQGTVLGGGRYDGLLEALGGPATPAVGWAAGIERLAMLLDGVGETAPDAILAIEDDGALQFGIRALAALRRAGLSADMIATGSPKKRFDKAVKANATVLAGVTLRDGQPAVNLRGAADAAAYITAQQVFEALLD
- the prfA gene encoding peptide chain release factor 1, which gives rise to MSIPDERLAQLGARFAELEARLASGTLEGEAFVAASRDYAELEPVARVAEEVRTMRGELAELEALNDSDPEMKALAEEEVARLRSALPEAEHRLAVAMLPRDSADSRPAMLEIRAGTGGDEAALFAADLYRMYERYAAERGWRVEMISANASDIGGFKEVVAHIAGTGVFAKLKFESGVHRVQRVPVTESGGRIHTSAATVAVLPEAEEVDVQIEDKDLKIDIYRASGAGGQHVNTTDSAVRITHLPTGLVVIQQDERSQHKNRAKAMQVLRTRLFDLKRAEAHGAEAEARKAMVGSGDRSERIRTYNFPQGRVTDHRIGLTLHKLPEVLEGHGLGELIDALIAEDEAKRLAAMGE